A window of Microbispora sp. ZYX-F-249 genomic DNA:
CGGATGGCCAGTCCACGGGTAACCTGCTCCTGCCGCCGGGCACGGTCATCGGGACCGGGCTGCGCAGCACGAAGATCGTGGTCCCGTCGCCGGATCGGCGGCGCGACCCGACCGCATGGCGGACGCTATGAGATCAGGGCTCTACGAAACGCAGCGCGGTTCGCGTTGCGAGATGCCGGGACTCGTGTGCCGAGCCAGGACACCTGTGAGCGTGAGGAGGTAACGGCATGACCGCCGAGCCACACGAGCTGATCCGTGTCCGGACGCCTGAACAGATCGTGGAGTCCCTGGAGGCCGATCGGACTCCACGCAACATTCGTGCGTGCCTGCCTCCTTACGACCGCGAGTACTTCGATAGGGACTATCGGCGGGCCATGGTCAAGGCCACCGAGGAGCTGGACCTCGCGCCGGTGCACGCTCTACTCGCCCATTGGTGGCACATGGCCAGGATGAAGGCGACTGGGGAGTACGAGGCGGTCCTGGAACGCGGCGCTCGTATGCAAGAGCAGATCGAACGTGGCGAGCATGTTCCGAGCAGACCGTTGCGGGAGGTTCTTGCCGGACGGGCATCCGTGCTCGGCGTGATACTTAAATCTTTGAATGCACATGGTCGGCATCAGCGAGCAGGTAGACGAGAAGATCGCCGCCCTCCCTGCACAAGCGCTGGGGACTGAGC
This region includes:
- a CDS encoding DUF6247 family protein: MTAEPHELIRVRTPEQIVESLEADRTPRNIRACLPPYDREYFDRDYRRAMVKATEELDLAPVHALLAHWWHMARMKATGEYEAVLERGARMQEQIERGEHVPSRPLREVLAGRASVLGVILKSLNAHGRHQRAGRREDRRPPCTSAGD